In Zunongwangia sp. HGR-M22, the sequence CAGTTCACTTTTTAAAATGGCTGTAGGAGTTATTGTAATGGGATTTGGATTTACTTTTATGTCTTTTGCTTCATTGCAATACGAAGAATTTGGTAAATCTGCGATGTACTGGTTAGTTTTAGCGTATCTTTTTCATACTTTGGGAGAGCTATGTGCCTCTCCAGTCGCACTTTCTTTTATAACAAAATTAGCTCCTGTAAAATATGCTTCATTTATGATGGGAGCTTATTTCGCGGCCACCGGATTGGGGAATTTTGTAGCAGGTACAGTTGGAGAACAAATTAAAAATGCTTCTGAATTTCAGATTTTTACTGGTATTTTTATATTCTGTTTAATTTTTGGATTATTAATTATACTGCTATTAAAACCTTTAAAACGTCTAACCCATGGTGCAGAAGATAGCCAAATGGAAGATGGTATACCAAAGGAAACAGCTATCGAATAGGTTTTGATTAAAAAATTAGAGAAAACGTTCTGTAAAAGGAACGTTTTTTGTTATTATAAAAGAAATTTTTGAAGATGAAAAAACTATTTTTTATAGCCTTCATGATTCTTGGAGTCACTGCACACGCCCAGCAGGAGAATATCGAGATCAACTGGATGACGATGAACGAAGCTCTGGCGGCTCAAAAAGAAGCGCCTAAAAATATCATTATGGATGCGTATACTGTTTGGTGTGGGCCGTGTAAAATGTTAGATAAAAACACTTTTGGGCATCCCCAGGTAGCGCAGTTTATAAACGAAAACTATTATCCGGTAAAATTTAATGCTGAAGGAGAACAGGAAATCAACTACAAAGACAAAGTTTTTAGTAATCCCCAATACGATCCAGAATTAAAAGCGAGAAGGAATAGTCCGCATGAGTTTGCGAGAGCTTTAAATATTTCAGCCTATCCAAGTATCGTTTTCTTTGATGAGCAAGGTGAATTAATAGCACCTTTAAAAGGTTACAGATCGCCAGAGCAAATAGAAATTTTCCTTAAAATCTTCGCAAAGGATGAGTACAAGAATTTAACTTCAGAAAAAGCCTGGAAAGAATACAATGAAAACTTCAAACCTACGTTTACAAAGTAAGTGTTAGTTGTATCATAAACAATAGTTTGTGGTTAGTAGTTAAAAGCTCCCTTTTTGCCAGTTTGGTAGAAAGGGATTTTTTTGTTGGCACAGGTTGCTTTCCAAAGCTGAATAAAACTCGGGTAATTGCTGGCATCTGCGACAATCATAGTTGGTTCTAAAACTTGAATAACTCGGTTTAAATTTACTTTTGGTGAATTTGATAGTACCAGGATATCAGGATTAAATTCAGGGAAATTATAAAGCGTGGTGCTATCGATTAGCAGTATTCGTTTTTCTTTCAGAAGATAAAAATTCTGTAATTTATGAAATTCAATATTCGAGATTCTTTCTTCTAGTTTGAAGTTCTCAAAATATCGCCAATTCGTATCTTTTGCCTTATTTCCGTAGAGAGTCAATTTCTCCGATTTCTTTTCAGCAATTAAAGTGCTGCCCGATTTATTCAGGATAAAAATTTCTTCGGAAGAATGCTCATATTCTTCAAAAAGTATACTTATTTGAAATAGTATGATTCCGCAGAAAACATAAAAAACGTATTTTCTCTTTTTAAGCTGAAGTAAAAAATAGGAGCTTAAAATAATTCCGAATAAAAAAATTACAGCAGGAACGCTAAGATGAATTTCTCTAAATATAAAAGCGTCCTGGCTGGCAATCCATGCGATGTATTGGTTTAGTTTTTCAATTAGAAAAGAATATAGGTCGATTAGAGTTTTAGGGAGTATGCCAAAAACACTCAATATTAAAACGAATATTCCTGAAATTAATAAAACTCCCAAGCCGGGAAGGATAACGATATTGGTGAGTAAAAATAGTCCTGGGAATTGATGAAAATAGAAAAGACTTAAAGGCAAAACGCCAATTTGGGCACAAATGCTCACCGTTATTGTTTGATATAGTAATCTGATGATCTTGTTATTTGGATACCAGAGTTTGTTGAATTTTGGTTGAAATAGAGCTATGCTAAAAACCGCAGCAAAACTCAATTGAAAACCTAGCTGAAACACATAAAATGGATTAATAAGAATTAGAACAAAAAATGCCGAAAAAATCGTATTTAGTAAGTTTACCTTCCTGTTAATTTGTAATCCAAAAGCAATAAGGCTAAACATTAAAGAAGCTCGAACCACCGAAGCTGAAAATCCCGTTAGTAAAGCAAAAGCCCAAATACCTGCTAAAGTGATTAGAAATTTTATCCATTTTAATTGCTGAAGCGGTTTTAGAATAAAATTGAGTAGCAACAATACAATCCCAACGTGTAATCCTGAAACGGCCAGAATATGAATCGCACCTGCTGAGGCATATTCGCTATAAATCTTATCTGAAATTGAAGTACGGTCTCCTAAAATTAAAGCTTTTATTACTGCCAGCTCCTCTTTTTTAAACCCCGCGGAGGTTAGGCTTTTTAATAAACTAGTTCTGGGGTTTGCCATAAAAGAAGTTTCGCGGTTTTTAATGTATATTATTTGATCTTCGGAAAGTTGAATTTGGTTAAATATTCCCTGAAATTTCATGTATTCTGAATAATCAAATTGATGCGGATTTAAAGGAGATCTTATGGGTTGAACTAAAGCGGGAATTATTAGTTTTTGCCCGACTTCAATTTTGGATTGTAATGGAAGAGCAATTAGCATTTCACCTTTTACAGCAGTCTTTACATCGTTTTTAGTGGAGATGATATGATCAACTTCAGCAATAAATCTTTTTTGAAAGTTCGTTTTTAGTTCTTCTTTCAGTTTTATGCTTAACAAATCATTCTCAGAAGTAATAAAATGCGAAAAATAATTATGCTGATTTTCGGGGAATTTTAGTTGATACGAAATGCTTCCGAAGAGAAATAATAAAACGTAACAGGAAATGCCAAAATAACTTTCCTGATAAAGTTGTCTTGTAGATCTAAAAAATGAAAACAGGAAAAAGAGAATTGTAATTCCTGCTGAAATAAGGAAATACGAGAGTTCTATTTTGGTGTAACACGCAGTCAAAATTCCGCATAAAACCGCAATCGAGAACTTAAGAATCTTGATGTTTGTATAACCCATCTTTCTGATAATTAGAAAGTAGGGTCAGTTTAAAAATAATAAAATTTCTAAATTTGACGAAATTTGTTTACTAGATCACTCGCCGTGCCATTACAAACGTATTGTTCCAGTAATTTTCTGAAAGTCGGCTTATCACAACCCCCAAGGAAGTTGTGGAATGGATAAAAAGTATGTCTCCTTGCGAGATATCGACGACCATCCCAACATGATTTATCACCTTTTTATTTTTGTTGGTTTCGAAAAATAAGAGATCGCCAACCGTAACATCTTTTAAATACAAACGCTCGCCCTGAAGTGACATGGCGCGAGACGTTCTTGGTAATTGAATGTCGTTTTCCTGAAAAGAAACATATAAAAGGCCAGAGCAATCCATGCCTCGTTTTGTTGTCCCGCCGTATTTGTATTTGGTACCTTCAAAACCAATCGCATAATTTACAATATCATAAACACGCTCGTCTTTTGGTTTGATGGTGTTGTTGTGTTTGGTAACTTCAGGATTATAATGTCTGGTTTTTTTAGTTCTAACTTCCTTTTTAGTAGTGACTACCTTGGGTTTAGAACTTCCGCAAGAGGTTAAGAAAATGGCGGTACATAGCATTAAGCTAAATTTTAGAAGCGGCTTCATCATCATTCTTCTTTTCATATTTGGGGCTTAATAAATTTCTAAACTACTTTAAAGTATTATAAATTAGACTGGCAGTCTCCAGACTGGCGCCGGTTCCTCCTAATTTTTGCTCTAATTGATCGTAATCTTTTAAAAGTCTCGCTCTGTTTTTTTCTTCTAAAATCTTTTTTAATTCTTTTTTTAGGGAATCTGAGTTGAATTCTCCCTGTATCAATTCTTTAACGACCTCACGATCCATAATAAGGTTGACCAGCGAGATATAATCTAAATTAATAATTCTTTTGGCAATGTGATAAGAAATATAGCTTCCTTTATAGCAAACTACTTCTGGAACTTTAAAAAGAGCGGTTTCTAAAGTTGCAGTTCCAGAGGTGACCAAAGCAGCATGAGCACAACTTAAAATATCATAAGTTTTGTTCATTACTAAATTGATATTGGTCTTTTTTAAGTAAGGCTGATAGAATTCTGGATACTGACTTGGAGCACCGGCAATTACAAACTGGTATTCTTTAAAATCTTGAGTAATACTTAGCATTACTTCTAGCATTTTAGAAATTTCCTGTTTTCTACTTCCGGGAAGTAAAGCAATAATTGGACGTTTATCCAGATTGTTTTCTTTCTTGAAAATTTCTACATCGGTATTTTTCCTATTATCAATTGCATCGATAAGGGGATGTCCCACAAAATTGACCGGGAAATCATGTTTGTTTTCGTAGAATTCTTTTTCGAAAGGTAAGATCACATACATGTGATCGATATCCCTTTTAATCGCTTTAATTCGGTTTTCTTTCCAGGCCCAAATTTGTGGAGAAATATAAAAGTGATTGGCGTAGCCTTGCTCTTTAGACCATTTAGCTATCCTTAAATTAAAACCCGGATAATCTATAAAGATCAAAGCATCCGGTTTATAGGCAGTAATATCTTTTTTGCAAATTGAAATATTATTCATGATGGTGCGAAGGTTCATCACAACTTCAGCAAATCCCATAAATGCAAGATCACGGTAATGTTTTACCATAGTGCCGCCCTGTGCCTGCATAAGATCGCCTCCCCAAAATCGAAATTCGGCATTTGGATCTACTATTTTAAGAGACTTCATAAGATTAGAAGCGTGTAGATCTCCCGAAGCTTCTCCTGCTATGATATAATATTTCATGCTTTTTAATTTTGAATCTGAATAATTAGAAATTTCGAATTTTAACGACAGCTATCGCAATAGCGACTACAAGACAGGCAAATAAAATTCCGCGGGCATGGTACAGTTGTTTTTTTCGCATAAATACAAAAAAAGGTAGGAAGTTGAGAATCGCACCAATAGCTACTAACTTCCCAAAGTAATCATTAGCAATAGAATCGCGAAGGCTGGCTTCAAAACTATAGTCAGAGAAAAATGTGGTAAACAAAAATACACCGGCAATAGTTGTAGAAATGCCTATTAAAAAACCAATAATTACATTGCTTTTATCCATCTAGTTTCCATTCGTTTAATTCCTTTATAAAATGGTGCGCCGTTAAATCGAATTGAACCGGTACCAAAGAAACATATCCATTTTCTAATGCCCACTCGTCTGTATCTTGGCCTATGTCGTTATTTACAAAAGTTCCTGTAAGCCAGTAATAGTCTCGTCCCTGTGGATTAGTCCTTTTGTCAAACTCTTCTTTCCACTGGGCATTAGCCTGTCTACAAACTTTAATACCTTTAATTTCTTCCGCAGGTAATTTGGGGAAATTTACGTTCAAAACCACCCCTTTGGGCAATCCATTTTTAAGTACATTTTTGGTAATGGCTTTTACAAATTTTTTGCAAGGTTCAAAATCTGCATTTAAAGAATAGTCCAGTAGCGAGAATCCAATCGCGGGAATTCCTTCTACACCAGCTTCTACAGCAGCACTCATCGTGCCAGAATAAATAACGTTTATAGAAGAATTAGAGCCGTGGTTAATACCGCTTACACAAAGATCGGGTTTACGATGTAGAATCTCTTGTGTGGCAATTTTCACACAGTCGGCTGGCGTGCCAGAACAGCTATACTCTTTATGATTATAATTTTCTTTTAAGGTAACCGAATCACAGAATAGCGTATCGCTGATGGTGATCGCATGTCCCATTCCACTTTGTGGGCTGTCGGGAGCCACAACTACAACATCTCCAATCTCTTTCATTACCTGTAAAAGTGCCCGTATTCCTGGTGCTGTAATACCATCATCGTTCGTTACCAGTATTAGCGGTTTTTCTTTGCTCATAGCTTAAATTTTATAGATGCTAAATTAGTAATTTCAAACGGAAACCGTATTTTAGTAGTTTAACAAATTATTAGAGACATTGCCGATGAATGGCACAGTTTTTAATGTATTTTGGAAAGAATATAATGAAGAAATCTATGCGATATATGAGAAGGAATTTAAAAATCCTGGTATTAGCGGTTTTAATGGCAGCAACTTCATGCAGCTTTACCACTAAAAAGTTTGATGATCCTAACAAAGACAAACTTTTAATTGATCTTATTACCTATGTTCTTAGTCAGGGACATTATGATGCAAAAGAAATTAATGATGATTTTTCAGCAAAAGTTTACAATCACTATATCGAGAGTTTAGATCCTTCAAAACGTTTCTTTTATAAAAAGGATATTGAAGAATTTGAAAAATATAAGATGTTGATTGATGATGAAATTAATAATAAAGAACTTAATTTTTTCGATTTAACCTATTCCAAGCTTGTAAAGCGTAACGAAGAAGCTAAGAATCTTTATAAAGAAATCCTTGCAGAACCTTTCGATTTTAGTAAAGAAGAAGATTTTGTAGCCAATGGAGACGATCTTAATTATGTAACTTCTAAGAAAGAATTGAAGGAACGTTGGAGAAAACAACTTAAATTTTCAACCCTTATTACATTTTACGATTTAAAGCAGGACGAAAAAAATAAAAAAGAAGATGATGCAGATTATAAAGTAAAAAGTGATGAGGAATTAGAGAAAAAAGCACGTGAAACTACAGAGAATAGTTTATCTGAATATTTTGATCTAACCGACGACTTAGAAAGAAATGATTATTTCTCTGTTTTTATAAATGCTGTTGTAGAGGAATTTGACCCTCATACCTATTATTTCGCACCAAGAGATAAAGATCGTTTTGATGTTGCAATGTCTGGTAAAATAGAAGGGATTGGCGCCAGATTACAAAAGAAAAATGACAATATTACTATCATGGATGTGATCTCAGGTGGTCCCGCATGGAAGAGTGACGAATTAGCTACCGGAGATGTTATCCTAAAAGTAAAACAAGAAGATGAAGACGAGCCGGTAAATATTGTAGGCATGCGTTTAGACGATGCAGTAGATTTAATCAAAGGACCAAAAGGATCTGAGGTTACTCTTACTGTGCGTAAAAAATTGCTAGGAAATATAGAGCAGGTTAAGCTTACCAGAGATATTGTTGAGATCGAAGAAACTTATGCAAAATCTGCAATGGTAGAAAAAGAAGGCAAGCAATATGGTTTAATTAATCTGCCTAAATTCTATTTTGATATGGAAGATTATGATAGCCGTAATGCAGCTTCAGATATGCGTAAAGATATCGAGGCACTTAAAGAGCAAGGCATGGAAGGTCTTGTCGTGGATCTTCGTAATAACGGCGGTGGATCTTTAAAAACCGTAGTAGATATTGCAGGTTTATTTATCGAAAAAGGGCCGATTGTACAAGTGCAATCTAATGGAGAGCGCAAAGAAGTTCTTAATGATGAAGATTCTGAAATTGTTTGGGATGGTCCTCTTGTGATTTTGGTTAATGAATTGTCTGCTTCCGCTTCAGAAATTTTAGCGGCTGCAATGCAAGACTACAAAAGAGCTGTGATTATAGGAAGTAAACAAACCTATGGTAAAGGTACAGTTCAGAATGTGGTAGATTTAAATCGATGGTTAAGAAATAGTGACTATGGAGACATGGGTGCGTTGAAAATAACTACTCAGAAGTTTTACAGAGTAAACGGTGGTTCTACTCAGTTAGAAGGCGTAAAGAGTGACGTTGTAGTTCCAGATCGTTATAGCTATGTGGATGTAGGTGAAAAAGATCAAGATAATCCATTACCATGGGATAAAATTGATCCCGCAGATTACGACATTTGGGATGGTTATGTTGGATACGAAGAAGCGATCGAAAATAGTAAGAAGCGTATGGAGCAAAGTGAGCAAATAAAGCTTATAGAGCAAAATGCAAAATGGATTAAAGATCAAAGCGAAGATGATACCTATTCTTTAAACTTCGATCAATATGCAGCAAATGCTGATGAAACTAAAGAAGTTGCAAAGCAATACGACGCTTTAAAAAATTATAAAACAGATCTTTCTTTCGTTTCGCTACCTTACGAAAAGCAAATGTTTGAAGCAGATTCTACGCTTCAGGAAAAAAGAGATAGATGGCATAAGGATTTGAGCCGAGATGTTTATGTTGAAGAAGCAATAAATGTACTTTCTGATATTAAGACGAATAACATTAAACATAAAGTAGCAGATTCAGATAAAATCAAGGATTAATAGCTAATAAATGTAATTTCAAAAAACGCCCAAAGTTCTCTAACTTTGGGCGTTTTTAATTTTGATAAAAATGAAACGAAAAATTATATATCCTTTTTTGATTTTAGTTGTTGCTGCAGTGCTTTTAGTGGTCGAGCGGTGTACGATGTAATTTGAAGTGATTGATTCTCTTCAGCGGTTTTATTTTAGATTTTCGGGAAAGATTCTTCAAGTTTTTCTTCGGAAGAAAGATCGAGAGGAATTAAAATTAGTGAATTTTCCTTCTAATTTTGGCTAATTTCAATCTGTTTGAAATCCTTAATCAACTTTTTTGATACGTCAGACTTCTTTCTATTGCATGCTGAATTTTGCGGATTTTCGTAGCGCTATTATTCAAACTTTGAACATTCGCTTGGTATGTTCTTATTTCCCTTAAATTAGGAAAGCTAAGTTTTTTGCTGGTGAAGGATTTCGTGCAAATTAGGTTCGGGTAATTTAGAATAAGTATAATAAGTTGTACAATATTCGTTTTACGGACTTCGAATCCTATCTTTTCGGCTGTTCGTTGATTAAGAATATAAGTTGAGCCAATTATTTCTAAGCTCAAATTTTCCCTATTCGAATCTACAATATGTAGTAAACCTTTTAAATATTCTGAAAGGATTAGATTCTTCCGCTGTTTTGCCGAGCTATCTTTATCGAGAGTGAAATAATAATCGAATAAAGTCCCTCCATGAATAGTGATCTGATCATTCTTTTCTTTTTCTGAAATAAGAAATAACGACTCATATTTCAATTTACCAGTTTTTATCATTGAAGGCATATCGAAAAAAGGTGCTAATACAGAGCAAAGAATCCAGAGAACGAAAACGCTTAAAAAATAGATGCTGAAATAGATTGAAATAAAAATTACCGGAATTAATATAGCGATACAACAGAAAATCAATTTTATTATAAAACTTGTTTTCTGTTTAGATGAAAGCTGATAATATCGATTTTCTAAATGCAATTCCTATTTAATGTTATTCTTGAAATTTGAAGTGTTTAAAATACTTTTCAGTAGTTATATAAAAGGTTCAAAATAAGTATTCAGTATTAAAAAGAAAGACGATCTGAATCAAGCCTTATAAAAATAAATACGAGAATTGTAAAACCCCATAATCCCGATCCACCATAACTGAAGAAAGGCAATGGAATACCAACAGTAGGGAATATCCCTATAACCATGCCTATATTTACCATAAAGTGGAGGAATATTATTCCTACCACGCTATAACCGTAGATTCTATTAAATTGCGATTTTTGGCGTTCTGCTAAAAAAATTAGGCGAAGCATAAGGCAAACAAATAAAAATACGACTGCAGCACTTCCAATAAATCCCCATTCTTCACCAACAGTACTAAAGATATAATCGGTGTGTTGTTCTGGTACAAAATGGCCTTTCGTTTGCGTTCCTTCGGTCCAGCCTTTACCGGTCCAGCCGCCACTACCAATGGCAATTTCACTTTGGTTGGTATTATAACCAATACCACGGCTATCTACTTCTTTACCTAATACAATATTAAAACGATCGCGGTGTCGTTGTTCAAAAACGTTATTAAATATATAATTTACCGAAAATGAAAGTCCGATTGAAGCAATCACCATAAATAGCAATAGCGGGATTCCAGGTCGTTTCTTTTTCTTCAGAAGAAAACTTAATGCAGCTAAAACAATCACCGCAGCAGTAACCCAAATTGGCCCAAGTAATAATGTGCCCACAAATATGAAAACTCCAGATAAAGCCAGTACTAAATATAATGCTGAAA encodes:
- the lpxB gene encoding lipid-A-disaccharide synthase, which codes for MKYYIIAGEASGDLHASNLMKSLKIVDPNAEFRFWGGDLMQAQGGTMVKHYRDLAFMGFAEVVMNLRTIMNNISICKKDITAYKPDALIFIDYPGFNLRIAKWSKEQGYANHFYISPQIWAWKENRIKAIKRDIDHMYVILPFEKEFYENKHDFPVNFVGHPLIDAIDNRKNTDVEIFKKENNLDKRPIIALLPGSRKQEISKMLEVMLSITQDFKEYQFVIAGAPSQYPEFYQPYLKKTNINLVMNKTYDILSCAHAALVTSGTATLETALFKVPEVVCYKGSYISYHIAKRIINLDYISLVNLIMDREVVKELIQGEFNSDSLKKELKKILEEKNRARLLKDYDQLEQKLGGTGASLETASLIYNTLK
- a CDS encoding carboxy terminal-processing peptidase, whose amino-acid sequence is MRRNLKILVLAVLMAATSCSFTTKKFDDPNKDKLLIDLITYVLSQGHYDAKEINDDFSAKVYNHYIESLDPSKRFFYKKDIEEFEKYKMLIDDEINNKELNFFDLTYSKLVKRNEEAKNLYKEILAEPFDFSKEEDFVANGDDLNYVTSKKELKERWRKQLKFSTLITFYDLKQDEKNKKEDDADYKVKSDEELEKKARETTENSLSEYFDLTDDLERNDYFSVFINAVVEEFDPHTYYFAPRDKDRFDVAMSGKIEGIGARLQKKNDNITIMDVISGGPAWKSDELATGDVILKVKQEDEDEPVNIVGMRLDDAVDLIKGPKGSEVTLTVRKKLLGNIEQVKLTRDIVEIEETYAKSAMVEKEGKQYGLINLPKFYFDMEDYDSRNAASDMRKDIEALKEQGMEGLVVDLRNNGGGSLKTVVDIAGLFIEKGPIVQVQSNGERKEVLNDEDSEIVWDGPLVILVNELSASASEILAAAMQDYKRAVIIGSKQTYGKGTVQNVVDLNRWLRNSDYGDMGALKITTQKFYRVNGGSTQLEGVKSDVVVPDRYSYVDVGEKDQDNPLPWDKIDPADYDIWDGYVGYEEAIENSKKRMEQSEQIKLIEQNAKWIKDQSEDDTYSLNFDQYAANADETKEVAKQYDALKNYKTDLSFVSLPYEKQMFEADSTLQEKRDRWHKDLSRDVYVEEAINVLSDIKTNNIKHKVADSDKIKD
- a CDS encoding ComEC/Rec2 family competence protein, producing MGYTNIKILKFSIAVLCGILTACYTKIELSYFLISAGITILFFLFSFFRSTRQLYQESYFGISCYVLLFLFGSISYQLKFPENQHNYFSHFITSENDLLSIKLKEELKTNFQKRFIAEVDHIISTKNDVKTAVKGEMLIALPLQSKIEVGQKLIIPALVQPIRSPLNPHQFDYSEYMKFQGIFNQIQLSEDQIIYIKNRETSFMANPRTSLLKSLTSAGFKKEELAVIKALILGDRTSISDKIYSEYASAGAIHILAVSGLHVGIVLLLLNFILKPLQQLKWIKFLITLAGIWAFALLTGFSASVVRASLMFSLIAFGLQINRKVNLLNTIFSAFFVLILINPFYVFQLGFQLSFAAVFSIALFQPKFNKLWYPNNKIIRLLYQTITVSICAQIGVLPLSLFYFHQFPGLFLLTNIVILPGLGVLLISGIFVLILSVFGILPKTLIDLYSFLIEKLNQYIAWIASQDAFIFREIHLSVPAVIFLFGIILSSYFLLQLKKRKYVFYVFCGIILFQISILFEEYEHSSEEIFILNKSGSTLIAEKKSEKLTLYGNKAKDTNWRYFENFKLEERISNIEFHKLQNFYLLKEKRILLIDSTTLYNFPEFNPDILVLSNSPKVNLNRVIQVLEPTMIVADASNYPSFIQLWKATCANKKIPFYQTGKKGAFNY
- a CDS encoding thioredoxin family protein produces the protein MKKLFFIAFMILGVTAHAQQENIEINWMTMNEALAAQKEAPKNIIMDAYTVWCGPCKMLDKNTFGHPQVAQFINENYYPVKFNAEGEQEINYKDKVFSNPQYDPELKARRNSPHEFARALNISAYPSIVFFDEQGELIAPLKGYRSPEQIEIFLKIFAKDEYKNLTSEKAWKEYNENFKPTFTK
- the rodA gene encoding rod shape-determining protein RodA; its protein translation is MARKTAGYDWLTILIYFLLICFGWANIYSASLGSDPSGSYFDLNEVYGKQALWIGLSIFLIVIILAIEAKFYQRFSSVIYISALVLLAGLFVFGKTISGATSWYAIGSFRLQPSEFAKIATALALAKYVSDIQTNIKLFSHQFKAFIIVALPAILIVPQPDPGSAMVYAAFFFPLYREGISALYLVLALSGVFIFVGTLLLGPIWVTAAVIVLAALSFLLKKKKRPGIPLLLFMVIASIGLSFSVNYIFNNVFEQRHRDRFNIVLGKEVDSRGIGYNTNQSEIAIGSGGWTGKGWTEGTQTKGHFVPEQHTDYIFSTVGEEWGFIGSAAVVFLFVCLMLRLIFLAERQKSQFNRIYGYSVVGIIFLHFMVNIGMVIGIFPTVGIPLPFFSYGGSGLWGFTILVFIFIRLDSDRLSF
- a CDS encoding C40 family peptidase; this translates as MKRRMMMKPLLKFSLMLCTAIFLTSCGSSKPKVVTTKKEVRTKKTRHYNPEVTKHNNTIKPKDERVYDIVNYAIGFEGTKYKYGGTTKRGMDCSGLLYVSFQENDIQLPRTSRAMSLQGERLYLKDVTVGDLLFFETNKNKKVINHVGMVVDISQGDILFIHSTTSLGVVISRLSENYWNNTFVMARRVI
- the surE gene encoding 5'/3'-nucleotidase SurE, with the translated sequence MSKEKPLILVTNDDGITAPGIRALLQVMKEIGDVVVVAPDSPQSGMGHAITISDTLFCDSVTLKENYNHKEYSCSGTPADCVKIATQEILHRKPDLCVSGINHGSNSSINVIYSGTMSAAVEAGVEGIPAIGFSLLDYSLNADFEPCKKFVKAITKNVLKNGLPKGVVLNVNFPKLPAEEIKGIKVCRQANAQWKEEFDKRTNPQGRDYYWLTGTFVNNDIGQDTDEWALENGYVSLVPVQFDLTAHHFIKELNEWKLDG